The Desmodus rotundus isolate HL8 chromosome 13, HLdesRot8A.1, whole genome shotgun sequence sequence tgacagctgtcacaatacaggcTGACACAATTGTTTGgaatgacgttaaagacaactaagcactactggagccatcgtGTGGAAAAAACCCAACGGACGTTTTGGCCACCCCAATAACAACGCCTGGGCGCAGGGCACCCCGATCACTGCCACACGTAAATGAGTCAGGACGTTTAACTCCCTAGCTTCTGAGTCTCCAGAGGCACCTTTACCTCCTGTAGGGAGTCAGCCAGCCAGAATTCTTCTCCTTCAGAAGTCATCTTATTTAGCACCTCTGAGTAACTCAGAAATAACTCACAATCCCTTTAGCCAATAATTTCACCCTGCTTTCCTATGTATCACCTTGTCTGTCTTCCTCCTACGTACCTGAACCCCACCCCCACGGAGGACGGTGCCCCAGCCCCGGGCCACCCCACCAGGTTTGGGGCCCACACCCGGCAtgtgcctggccccagggctcagCTCGGACGAGCGGGAGGAGAGGCCTCGAGTATCTGTTACCCTTGCCGATGTGCCTCCGGGTGTTCTCGATGGTGGAGTTCCTGTTCACATTGGACAGCAGGCCCAGGCAGAAGCGGCTCCGGCTGTTGGACGGGTCGGTGAACCCGTCGACGAGCACGCTGCGCGAGGCGGCCTGGAAGGTCTCCCCGACGCGGCTGTTCAGCTCGTAGTAGGCCACCGAGCACCAATGCTGCGGCTCCTCGTAGCAGACTGGCCGGAAGTCTGGAAGGAAGGGACGGAGGGCGGTCAGCCGGCGCCCCTGAGGGCTGTCTTCCAGTTCCGCTTCCCACAGGAGATGCTGGAGATTTGGATCCCTGCTTAAGCGGAAGGTTGACTGCCAGACTGACTGAGGGAGCGGCTTCACAGTCATTTTGCACCTGTCACTGTCAGGGACACTCTCTGGGGCGAGCTTACCTGGGGACACACCTGTGGCAGAGGTCACGGGCCCAGGGCGTGTGCCAGAGTCAGGTCATCTGCACACATGTTTATGAGTGTCGAGGGGGCGAAGCAACAGGGACGGGAAAGGATTCACAGCTGGAAGGAGGCTGGCAGTGGCCTCGTCTCTACCTGTGAGAGACAGCACGGGCCACCACCGGGTGCAGACTGAGTCCCTGGGGGGGACGCCGCTTTCTCACCAACTGAGGACGGACTGTGAGCGTGTAGATGTGACAAAAACCAAATCAGAAATGTCGGATAGGACTTTAAATTacttaagaaaggaaaataacctcccctcaaataaaataaactgtcgTTCTCTTTGGTGTACGCATGGAATGCATAGGTGCTTATGAcgtaaaaatacattaaagagtGCTGTACGTTTCACTAGGAAATCCGGGAATGTGAGGTTTTTGCCCCAAAGTTTTCAGTTCCGTCAGCAAGCAAAGCTCAGAGTTCTTTCTCTGCCCCCCACACTGTCTCTGCCTTTCTGTCGACGGTGTAATCTCTCTCCCCTTTGAACGTCCTTGTCCTTCTCGTTCTGCAGTGTGTTCCTTTACGCTCCCACTGCAGATTTATGAAACGGGGAAATCGGGGATTATCGGGCTCACGGGAGGTCCCGAGCTCACATGAGAACGCACTCGGGGACGCTGTAAGTGGTAAACTCAGTGTGGTTCCGGCGCCACAGGCCGGCATCGCCCAGGAGCCGTTAGGAATGCAGACCCctgggctccaccccagacccagGGGACGGAAAATCTGCATTCACACAAGGTCGCCACGGGCTGCATGAGAACGTAAACAGAGCGAACTTCTTCGCGCCTACTGTAAGGCAcaaatgacattttggaaaagctCTATGTCCGTAGACCTCTGAGAGCAGCCCTCTAAGACTCCACTCTAAATCTGTAGTATAAACGGCCttgcttggtgtggctcagtggattgagcgccggcctgcaaaccaaagggccgtgggttcaattcccagtcagggcacatgcctgggttgcaggccaggtccccagtagggggcgtgccagaggcaactacacattgatgtttctcttcctcccttctcctctctctaaaaataaataaataaaatcttaaaaaaaataaaatcttaaaaaaaatctatagtaaAAAACAGAAATGGCACAACACCACTAGCGTCTGAAATACCCCAATTTCATACCAAACGTCGAGAACTATGATTCTAAATGttgggttaaaataaaaaattgccgTATCCTGGGAAAGAGGACGAGAAACACCGTGTCCACTCTGTGGAACTGGCGAAGGCCAACGCTGATGCAAATCCATGCCCTCTGCCCCTTCAAACACTCGCCAAATAGCAGGCCAGCCCTCCTGGTTttgctgtggttttgatttgctttatTTCGGGGGAGTAGGAGGCAGCCTCGGCAGACGGTGGTGAGGCTGCACAGCTACCTCCCTTGGGCATTCACAGCACTAAGTGACCACCAGCTGTGGCATCCACAACCGGACACTCTGGGTCCCTGGGGCTCCCGTGACATGATAAGACGGGGGTGGTGTGTCGACTAAGAGAAAGCAGCAAAACACGAAAATGCCAATAAACTCACAGAGACAGCCTGACCCAGCCTTTCTGGCCACTCGACTGCTCGCCTCGGTGGACAGTGCTCTTGTTCAAGAGAACCCAGTCACACAATACGGCTATTAGAAAGTGACACCGTGAGCGTCCTGCAGGGCAGGAGGGTGTCCTAACTCCTCATCAAAGGGTTGGTTGGTTTTCCCTCTGACTCAGGAGTTACCGCTGAGTTCAAATGCTTCCTGAGACTTTCAAGCCCAGGGCTGCCCTCCTAGCTTGTCTCCATGGCAGGCGAGTCTGTCATCTGGCTTTCGAAACAGAGAAGCTGAACCTTCTCTGCACTGAGCTTCTTTTCCAGTCCCTGTGTTGCCGTGGAGGGTGCAGGGGTCATGGCGGTATCCCGTCTCTGAGACAGTGCAATTCCGCACCCAAACACGGGCCAGCGGAAACCCGATGTGGACCCGAGCCACAGGCACGCCGAGGGGGTGCCTCCCCCCCCCAAGTAGCAGCTGCATGACGGGACAGCAGTCGTGGTTAGGAAAATGGTAATGTCTTATCTGAAATCAATTCCTCACACGATAAAACCccctgaggcaggagggaaacCCTTCAGCGAGGGGCTCGGAATAACTGACCCCTTCTGTGTACCTTCCCGATGCCGATGCAGAATGGCCTCCCCATGTGAGTGGTAGAGTCCAATGGCCTAAAAACTGGAATCAGTCTGCCTTTGCTCAACTCTCCACTCAAGTAGTTCTCACACTCAAGGGAGCCTAAAGATCACcggcagagccctggctggtgtggctcagtggactgagcgccggcctgggaactgaaaggttgctggtttgattcccagtcagagcacatgcctgggttgtaggccaggtccccagtagggggtgtgagagaggcaaccacacattgatgtttctttccttctctttctccttcccttcccctctctctaaaaataagtaaataaaatctttttaaaaaaaccaccaGCGGAGGTTGTTACAAATGCAGGTTCCTGGTGTGGCTGGCAGACGTTCCAAATGTACAGGTCTGCACTGGGCGTGGGGCTCCGCTGTCACTTGCTGCTCCGTCAGCTCTGTATCTGTCACCCCGGCTGCACCCCCAAGTTCAAGACGCCCGTGTCACTGGCTAAGGAGCGGCTTAGGCTCCCTGCTCCACACGCAGGAGACGCAATGGCTGACAGCGGACGGGAACGCACAGCCATGTAACACTGGGTGACACGTGGATAGTGGATGGTACATGAAGTGGGTTACCGCCGAGGGAAGAGCTGAATCAGTCAGAGGGGACGCGGGGCGACGCCCTCTTCACCTTCCCACAGGCTATGAATTCTGTGAGGACGGACCCGTTTGATTAACCCTTTAACCTTCCTTCCGAACCCCGAAGGCAATGCACGCGTGCCCTGTGAGGTCCGTAAGTATCTGTTAAATAAATGGACacaggaagcaaggaaggaggCGGGTCAGGACAGGGGCACGCGCGTGGGCAGGGATGACGCCTTCGCACACTAAGGAGGCCCCTAACTGGCTCCTTCACTGTCTGACTTACACCCACTTCGTAGGTGCGCTCGCAGGTGCCCTATCCCAGTGCACTTTCTGTGCCCTCCCCGTCCCCATTCGGTTTCAATTCTGCAAATATCTCCCCACTCGgagactgccccccaccccccgcggggcctccccctgcccacacACCTCTGCTAGCAGCGGCTCCCTTGGGTTGTGGACAGAGGCCGCCAGGCCGAGTCTCCCTGCTGCACTTGGAGAAGCTTTGAGCATCTCATGGCGATGGCCCTTTTAGAAACCCCTGGACCTTCCCACCGATACTGTTCAAACCCGTTCAGTTCCTGAGAGCTCCCAGAGGATTGGAACCAAAACCAGAGCAAGGGCACGCTGCAGCCCCAGGGCGGCGCTACCCCGGGGCGGCCCGGAGCACGCGGGGGCGCGAGCGCGGCGAGGGCGTCGGCAGGCACTGACCTGAGTGCGGGTAGGGGCTGCCGGGCTCCGAGGGGCCCCCGGGGGACTGCGGGCAGCCGCCCGCGCACGGGGACGGCGGGAACGGCggcccgggcgagggcgggcccGCGGCGCAGGGTGGCTGCCGGAAGGAGTCGGGGTAGGTGGCGTTGTGCGGCAGCGGCGGCTCGCTGTGCAGGGAGGCGCTGCGGAACTGGGCCAGCAGGCTCAGCTGCGCGTTGTACTCGCTGTGGCGCGGCACCAGCACAGGCGGCAGCACTGCGGGAGAGAGGAGGCCACGAGTTAGAGGAAGCCCGTTCCGCCACGAGCGGCGCACCCGGGGACCTGTCGCCTGCGGCCCCCGCTGCACCCCAAGGGGGAGCTCGCGTGCGTTGTGCTAGCCCGGCGGTTTGTCCCGGAGAGGCCTGGATCGTAGGCGGGGTGTGAGGATGAACGGGCAGTCCCGCACGGAGTCAGGTGCCGGCAGCGCCGCACACAGAAGAAACTAACTCGGCCGACCTCAGAAATCAGCAGGTGGCGGTCACCTCCCCTGCAGATTTAATCGTTCCTGTCTTCCTTTGATTCGGCCAATAAAGCGTTTTTTTAAAACTCGAAATAGGGTTTGCTTGCGATAACGTCGTAAGTGATGTCTAAAATCCACCCCTCCAACCGTGTTGAATTACCCCAGATGACCAGTCTAGATTTCCTGTTCAGTCCTGCCGTCGAAGTAAAAAAATCCTCCCTGTCCTTACCGGAAAGATCGACAGGCCGCGGGAAGGTATTTAGTAAAAGATAAACTCAGCGATGACAGACGTGAGTGAGGCAAAGGTAACCAGCAGCAGAGAACTTGTAAAGCAAGCCTGTTCGCTTCAGCGTGTCCCATCGGGGGCACgcactttaaaaagaacaagagcCTCCTTGATCCCGATTCTACACAGAGACTGGGGGTCGACACCATCCTCAAGGGCGagcgccacccccaccccccagccacaaCGCCTGGCAGAGAGAAGGGATTCCATGAGGGCCTTTGAGGTCTGACCCGCGTCCAGGGCGAACAGAGGGAGCAAGCAATCAGAGAAGCAGCCTCAGGGCATTTTCCTGACCGGAGAAGAATCTCTGTCGTCAGAGGGAAGAAGCCAAGCACACAGCTCCgtgaatgaagagaaagagaccCAGACCTAGTCACACCACCTTGAATGCAAACACCTGGTATTCCTAGGTGGAATACCCTAAAAGCCTGGGAGGAGCCCCTCGAAGTCACCTACAGAGACACGAGAATTGAACTGACTCGAGGCTTCCCCTCACCAGTTCCAGGGCTGGTGTGCCCTTAACGAAAAATGATTCTTACCCCCACATTCCACAATGCAAACCGACCAAATAGCCCCGCCCCCCCAAATCCAAAAAACTATAAGCCAAACTATAAATATTAAGGACGGAGAGGAGGGTGCAAGGAAGGAGACCACATAAATCAGCTGAATTCTCACCAGTTGTTAGAGTCAATGAAAGTGCCCGAAGGAGATGCATTTGGAGACGGATATGTCAACATGTTACCAGAGTTACTTTTCTAAGTTGTAGTAACAATaggggaagcagaggaagagCTAAGCAGGAATGATTAGAAGAGGCCGTTCCCGGAGGTGGATGGGTGACTCTCCTTTTTAACCACACTCTTGGTTGCTTACCACCTGCAAGTATCGGTTAAAAACTCCCATAAAAAGTCAATGTTTTCAAGTCAACGGAGAACAAGGGCATCAGTCACAAAGCCTGCCATTCACCTGCCACGATGCATTCATCCCCTTCCTCACGAGCAATGGCTTCCAGGCCTACATGGAAGAGGAAGCCTCAACCAGGTGAACGGAACCTTGGAGACGGAACCAGGACCAGCCAGCGTGGCAGAGACCCCCGCCTCCTTCCCTCTAGAAGCCCTGCTGCACCTGCCGCCTCTGACATCACAGAAGGGACACCGTCCATCACCATGCAAGCGTGACCCGGGCAAGAAGCCTCCGCATTTCCTTCTGCATGCCCCAGGACTCTGCAGAAAGGAGAAGACGACTTGTCCCGTGAACCGTCTGAAAGTGAGGGGCTTACAGAGCAAAGGGCACAGGGCTTCTCCACAAGGCCGCATCTCCATCACAACGCTAACAGAGTTCGAAGAAGCGCCGCTTCTCCTTTTCTGGTTGGAGAGGGCCTGGGTAACCTCGCTGACTTCTGTTGTCCCGGGGGAGACCTGCAGGGCGTTCCTGGGGTGGATAAGCAGGAGGATGCCTCCCAGTCAGCAGCCACCTGAGTGCGGGCCCCTCCCATCCTCCTGGGTGCAGAACAGATGAGCCCGAGGGAAGGAGGACTATGCTTTTCTTTATGGAGACAAATAGCTTGATGCTATATTGTTAGCATCAGGGTAAAGCCAAAGGTGGGGGCTATTTGCCAAGAAAGCCGATCCTATCACCCCGGTTCCCTGGCCAGACTGGCAGGGCCCAATTAGACCTGTACCAATCCTATATCTAAATACTTTCCCCAAAACATGGCTGTCGTCATCCACGTGGGCTGCCACAAGAGAGACCGCAGGCCAGGCGGCTTGTCAGCCACCGACACAGATTcctcccagtgctggaggctggaagtccaaggtctgGTGAGGCCCTGTCCTCTCTGTGGCCTCCAAGCAGCCTCTCAAATTAATAAGGGCACCAATCCCATTCCGTGGGGCCTTGGTCCCACCACAGCCTGGCCACCTGGGCAGAACCGTCTCTTAATGgacacgccccccacccccccccagctCACCTGCCAGCCCTCAGGTCTTCCCTGcttcctgccctcctctcctccgGTGCCTGGGGTGGTCCCGGCCTGGCGGACGGCCACCACTCCCGGTCCCTCCCGGACGCCCCCGTGACTCACCGGGCGTCTCCACGCGGCGGTAGTGGTAGGGGTTGATGCACACCTCCTTCTGCTTGGAGCCGAAGGGGAACTCGCAGCACTCCAGCGCCTTCAGCTCGTGGTGGGACTGCAGGTCCGGCCAGCGCCACACGCGGCAGTAGATGACGTGCGGCAGGCCCTTGCGGTGGGACACCTGCAGCCGCCCGTCCAGGGACCTCGGGATCGTCACGCACTTGCTGGGCTGCCCCGGGCAGCTTAGGGCCCGCTCCAGCTCGTCCAtggctcctttcttcttcttcagctTCTTCACCAGTGAGTCCACCGCCTTCTCCGCCCACTTCTCCTCCTCATCTCCTTGCTTCCAGCCCAGCAACCTCTTCACGGCCGGGCTggtgaaggagaagagggagctgATGGGGGTGCTGGGGTGCATCGGGGGCGGGCGGCGGGTGCCCGGGGAACACGGGGACTGGACCACCGCCCCTCACGGCCTGCAGGGCCTCGGGGATGGAGGCAGCAAGTGACCCTCCATGGATGTCCTGGGTCTTCCTCTTCTTCGGGGACTAGCTGTGACCGACGCAGGCCGGGAAGCGTGTGGACTTTCCCCTGAGCCCGGAAGGGACTGGCTAACTCTGAAAATCAAGACGAGACTTCCGTTAGCCTCATCGGGATGATTTTCGGAAAAGCTTAGAGTTGAACATAAGGGAGAAAATATTCTTCGAGTGTTTTAGATTTGAAACTGCTTGGCTGTCTtcgctcctccctctccttccttccctgcaccCAAGTGTCGGTACATCCGCGAggaattttctctccctttccgcCCATGTCTGAGGCACGCCGGCCTCACCAGTCACCTGTCACCGCGACGAACTGGTGGTAGCTTGTCTCCCAATTCGAGCCCACTGCCCCCCAGCGCAAGTTTTAATGGGTCATTTTCTTACGTAAGAAATTACAGTGGCTCCCTGGTCTCCCAAGAAGGAACTCTTCTGCCTCCCAAATCTCATCTCAACTAGTGCACCGCGTCCTTTCCCCCTTATACCACGTGCGTGGGGCCCACCGCCCTTGTAGAACACAAAGGCGGGGAGGAAAACGGTTAGGACCACGGACACGCTGCCCACGCTCACGAGCTTCCAGACTGCTGGTTAGCACAGCGGTTCTCAGACGGGGGCCCAAGGAGGTGCTGTCACAGGCCACGCGGTCCTCTCTCGCTCAACTGCCTGTGCGAGTCCTTAGTTTTCCTCAGGCACTGGCGTGGCCAAAAAGCTCGTTTGGTTTTTCCTGTGTGacggctctagtagcgcttagttgactttaacttcattcgaaacaatcgTGTTAGACTGTATGTGACGGCTGTCCTATCAGCGTGCACtaataaaaacttatcaaaactggtgaatttttgtgcagccattttaacattgaaaatggaaggaaatatgcaacatttttggcatattatgctttcttacttaaagaaaagtaaaaacgcaactgaaatgcacaaAAAGATCTGCGCAGTGAGTGGAGAAGAAGGGGCTGTGACGGACTGAACATGTCAGAGTGGTTTGCGAAggttcgtgctggagatttctcgctggacgatgctccccggtcgggcagaccagttgatagcgatcaaattgagactt is a genomic window containing:
- the SMAD9 gene encoding mothers against decapentaplegic homolog 9, which produces MHPSTPISSLFSFTSPAVKRLLGWKQGDEEEKWAEKAVDSLVKKLKKKKGAMDELERALSCPGQPSKCVTIPRSLDGRLQVSHRKGLPHVIYCRVWRWPDLQSHHELKALECCEFPFGSKQKEVCINPYHYRRVETPVLPPVLVPRHSEYNAQLSLLAQFRSASLHSEPPLPHNATYPDSFRQPPCAAGPPSPGPPFPPSPCAGGCPQSPGGPSEPGSPYPHSDFRPVCYEEPQHWCSVAYYELNSRVGETFQAASRSVLVDGFTDPSNSRSRFCLGLLSNVNRNSTIENTRRHIGKGVHLYYVGGEVYAECVSDSSIFVQSRNCNYQHGFHPATVCKIPSGCSLKIFNNQLFAQLLAQSVHHGFEVVYELTKMCTIRLSFVKGWGAEYHRQDVTSTPCWIEIHLHGPLQWLDKVLTQMGSPHNPISSVS